Proteins from one Nitrobacteraceae bacterium AZCC 2146 genomic window:
- a CDS encoding hypothetical protein (product_source=Hypo-rule applied; cleavage_site_network=SignalP-noTM), translating to MTMKQLSLAGCAILALSVGAAQAGPCDTVGKSAQMRDAGAGPTVGNTGQTMTTGSANTGQHPPTDTMNRAAAGGPTSAEDAQKQMQGQPTAAQQAQGDKPAGPAADKDC from the coding sequence GTGCGATATTGGCGTTGAGTGTTGGCGCCGCGCAGGCCGGCCCCTGCGACACCGTCGGCAAGTCCGCGCAGATGCGGGACGCAGGCGCGGGTCCCACGGTGGGAAATACTGGCCAGACGATGACCACCGGATCGGCGAATACCGGCCAGCATCCACCTACCGACACGATGAACCGCGCGGCTGCCGGTGGACCAACCTCCGCTGAGGATGCTCAGAAGCAGATGCAGGGACAGCCAACCGCTGCGCAGCAGGCCCAGGGTGACAAGCCTGCAGGACCGGCGGCCGATAAAGACTGTTGA
- a CDS encoding adenylate cyclase (product_source=KO:K01768; cath_funfam=3.30.70.1230; cog=COG2114; ko=KO:K01768; pfam=PF00211,PF01590; smart=SM00044,SM00065; superfamily=55073,55781), giving the protein MNLTSPANEPERLGALKNYAIVDTFPEVGFDEIAELAAQICDCPAALVSFVDASRQWIKAKYGLLPAELTECPREISICQATICNNDILYIPDLTKDQRFNTSPLVTGDLHISFYCGIPLITQDGYALGTLCVIDFKPRELSFEQQEALRRLSRQTMVHLELRRQLLQRNEMLVELGRARDRAVAEKAISDRLLLNILPPSIAEELKTNERVQPRFFDSATVIFIDFSGFTRLVETMEPASVIDQLDQHFTKFDDIMANHRLEKLKTIGDAYLAVGGVPEPNRSHAIDAALCALQVLDHLTRLNRQREKLHLPAWQVRIGINTGPVIAGVVGKHKFTYDIWGNTVNIAERVEAAGAPGRISIAESTWQHINTRFETDARGAVEVKHKGLVNMYYLNRIRSEFASDSAGMMPNDRFWK; this is encoded by the coding sequence ATGAACCTAACGAGTCCTGCCAATGAGCCCGAACGCCTTGGAGCGCTGAAAAACTACGCCATCGTCGACACGTTTCCAGAAGTTGGATTCGACGAAATCGCCGAACTGGCGGCGCAGATTTGCGACTGTCCCGCCGCCCTGGTCAGTTTCGTCGATGCATCGCGGCAATGGATTAAAGCGAAGTATGGTCTTCTTCCAGCGGAGCTTACCGAATGCCCGCGGGAAATTTCGATTTGTCAGGCCACGATCTGCAACAACGACATCCTCTACATTCCTGACCTCACAAAGGATCAAAGATTCAATACCAGCCCGCTGGTGACGGGCGATTTGCACATCAGCTTCTACTGCGGCATTCCACTCATCACGCAAGACGGTTATGCCCTGGGCACTTTGTGCGTCATCGACTTCAAGCCGCGCGAACTCAGCTTCGAGCAGCAGGAGGCACTCAGGCGGCTATCACGGCAGACAATGGTTCACCTCGAATTGCGCCGGCAGTTGCTTCAGCGCAACGAGATGCTGGTTGAACTGGGACGCGCGCGCGACCGCGCAGTTGCCGAGAAAGCCATATCGGACCGACTGCTCCTGAATATCCTGCCGCCATCCATCGCAGAGGAGCTTAAGACAAATGAGCGCGTTCAGCCGCGATTCTTCGACTCTGCCACCGTGATCTTTATCGATTTCAGCGGCTTCACCCGCCTCGTCGAAACGATGGAGCCGGCGAGCGTCATTGATCAGCTCGACCAACACTTCACCAAGTTCGACGATATCATGGCAAATCATCGTCTGGAAAAGCTCAAGACAATCGGAGATGCCTATCTCGCCGTTGGCGGCGTACCGGAACCCAATCGCTCGCACGCAATTGATGCCGCGTTGTGTGCGCTGCAGGTCCTCGATCACCTGACCAGGCTCAATCGGCAACGGGAGAAGCTGCACTTGCCAGCCTGGCAGGTGAGAATCGGAATTAATACCGGGCCAGTCATCGCGGGCGTCGTCGGCAAACACAAATTCACCTACGATATTTGGGGGAACACCGTGAATATTGCCGAGCGCGTGGAAGCCGCCGGCGCTCCGGGCCGCATCAGTATTGCCGAGTCGACCTGGCAGCACATCAACACGCGCTTCGAGACAGACGCCCGCGGCGCTGTCGAAGTGAAGCACAAGGGTCTGGTGAACATGTATTACCTCAATCGCATCAGATCTGAATTTGCCTCTGATTCAGCCGGGATGATGCCCAACGACCGATTTTGGAAATGA